In Pleurocapsa sp. PCC 7319, the following are encoded in one genomic region:
- the secG gene encoding preprotein translocase subunit SecG has protein sequence MNTYQLVKIIWALSALLSIIFILLHSPKGDGLGGIGGQSQMFTSTKSAENALNRITWILSIVFVALTVVLSAGWLAQ, from the coding sequence ATGAATACATATCAATTAGTTAAAATTATTTGGGCACTTTCTGCCTTATTATCAATTATATTTATCTTGTTACACAGTCCTAAAGGTGATGGCTTGGGTGGCATTGGTGGACAGTCTCAGATGTTCACCAGTACCAAAAGTGCTGAGAACGCTTTAAACCGTATTACCTGGATTTTAAGTATTGTTTTTGTGGCTTTAACCGTTGTTTTAAGTGCTGGTTGGTTAGCACAATAA
- the gpmI gene encoding 2,3-bisphosphoglycerate-independent phosphoglycerate mutase gives MVQAPVSPVVLAILDGWGHRESTEANAIATAETPIFSSLKAVYPNTLINTSGKDVGLPDGQMGNSEVGHLNLGAGRVVPQELVRISDAVEDGSLLDNQVLIDACTKANASGGKLHLIGLCSEGGVHSHLKHLIGLLNLAKLNDVKDVCIHAITDGRDTYTTEGIKALNKIQDSIDKIGVGRIVTISGRYYAMDRDRRWNRVQQAYEIMVKNGSSDGRLASEILESFYAEEVTDEFIPPTRIASGAVESGDSVIFFNFRPDRARQLTYAFVNDHFDGFTREKIQPLNFITFTQYDASAPVEVAFKPQNLTNILGEVIAQHGLRQFRTAETEKYPHVTYFFNGGLEQPCEGEDRELIQSPMVATYDRAPDMSAQAVTDAVCNAVDKSIYSLIVVNYANPDMVGHTGNLEAAIKAIETVDRCLGRVVETVNKAGGTLLITADHGNAEYMRDSEGNPWTAHTTNPVPFILVEGEARKIVGHGTEIPLRKDGCLADVAPTILEILQIPQPKEMTGQSLIEPASYEAKANRTPIRISMRG, from the coding sequence ATGGTTCAAGCACCTGTATCTCCAGTGGTGCTAGCTATCTTAGATGGTTGGGGTCATCGTGAGTCCACAGAGGCTAATGCTATTGCCACTGCCGAGACACCAATATTTAGTAGCTTAAAAGCAGTCTATCCGAATACATTAATTAATACATCAGGGAAGGATGTTGGTTTGCCTGATGGACAGATGGGTAATTCGGAAGTTGGGCATCTTAACCTCGGTGCGGGAAGAGTTGTTCCCCAAGAGCTAGTCAGAATATCTGATGCGGTTGAGGATGGTTCATTATTAGATAATCAAGTATTAATTGATGCTTGCACCAAAGCTAATGCTTCTGGAGGTAAACTGCACTTAATTGGTCTTTGTTCAGAAGGCGGAGTACATTCTCATCTAAAGCACCTTATTGGACTGCTCAATTTAGCCAAGCTAAATGATGTCAAGGATGTCTGTATTCATGCGATTACCGATGGCAGAGATACCTATACTACGGAAGGGATCAAGGCACTAAATAAAATTCAAGACTCCATCGATAAAATTGGTGTTGGTCGTATTGTTACTATTAGTGGTCGTTACTATGCAATGGATCGCGATCGCCGTTGGAATCGAGTCCAGCAAGCTTACGAGATCATGGTCAAAAACGGTTCTAGTGATGGGCGTTTAGCTTCTGAAATTCTAGAATCTTTTTATGCCGAAGAAGTTACTGACGAATTTATTCCTCCAACCAGAATAGCCTCAGGAGCAGTTGAGTCAGGTGATTCGGTCATTTTCTTTAATTTCCGACCAGACAGAGCAAGACAGCTTACCTATGCTTTTGTAAATGACCATTTTGATGGGTTTACCAGGGAAAAAATTCAGCCCCTAAACTTTATTACTTTTACCCAATACGATGCTAGTGCCCCTGTAGAGGTAGCCTTTAAACCGCAAAATTTGACTAACATTTTGGGAGAGGTAATTGCTCAGCATGGTTTACGTCAATTCCGTACTGCAGAAACAGAAAAATATCCCCACGTTACCTATTTTTTTAATGGTGGATTGGAGCAACCTTGTGAGGGAGAAGACCGAGAATTAATTCAAAGTCCGATGGTAGCCACCTATGACCGCGCGCCAGATATGTCGGCTCAAGCAGTGACTGATGCAGTTTGTAACGCAGTCGATAAAAGTATTTATTCTTTGATTGTGGTTAATTATGCTAACCCCGATATGGTTGGGCATACGGGTAACTTGGAAGCAGCAATCAAGGCGATCGAAACTGTAGATCGCTGTTTAGGTAGAGTAGTCGAAACCGTTAACAAAGCTGGAGGAACTCTTTTGATTACTGCCGACCATGGTAATGCTGAATATATGAGAGATAGTGAAGGCAATCCTTGGACTGCACATACGACGAATCCAGTACCGTTCATATTAGTTGAAGGTGAAGCAAGAAAAATTGTCGGACACGGAACAGAAATACCTTTAAGAAAAGATGGTTGTTTGGCGGATGTAGCACCAACGATCCTGGAAATATTGCAGATACCTCAACCAAAAGAAATGACAGGTCAATCTCTAATTGAACCAGCATCTTACGAAGCTAAAGCTAATCGAACTCCAATTCGGATCTCGATGAGAGGTTGA
- a CDS encoding thiol-disulfide oxidoreductase DCC family protein codes for MTSVTTTSSGKEPNQPTWKIKLLYDGECPLCVREVNFLTKKDAGRGIVKFVDIADLDYDSQDNAGIDFATAMGRIHAVLPDDKIIKDIEVFRRVYEELGMGWIYAITKLPVLGAIADWLYGIWADWRLKLTGRPDLATVIAKRQEKLKSKSDPGRCKIY; via the coding sequence ATGACATCTGTTACAACGACATCGAGTGGGAAAGAGCCAAATCAACCAACCTGGAAAATTAAGCTACTGTACGACGGAGAATGTCCCTTGTGCGTTCGTGAAGTCAATTTTCTCACCAAGAAGGACGCAGGTAGAGGAATTGTCAAATTTGTGGACATTGCCGATCTAGATTACGATTCTCAAGATAATGCGGGGATCGATTTTGCTACTGCGATGGGTCGTATTCATGCTGTGTTACCCGATGACAAGATAATCAAAGATATTGAAGTGTTTCGGCGTGTTTACGAAGAGCTGGGGATGGGCTGGATTTATGCCATTACTAAGTTGCCCGTCTTGGGTGCGATCGCCGACTGGCTGTATGGTATTTGGGCAGACTGGCGATTAAAGCTTACAGGAAGACCAGATCTTGCGACCGTGATTGCCAAAAGGCAAGAAAAACTTAAGTCTAAGTCTGATCCTGGCAGATGTAAGATATATTAG